The sequence below is a genomic window from Deinococcus cellulosilyticus NBRC 106333 = KACC 11606.
GCAGAAGAGAAAAGCTGGCAGGGTTCCTGTGGGACAAAGCCCACCTGATGGCAGAACAGCGTCTTGGTGTGGCTCAAGATGGGAAGCTGCTGGCCGCCTGTCTGCTGGCCACGCCTGAATCCCGGGTCACGCCCTCTTTCCCCATGATCTGGAGGTCTCTGAGACTGCTGCGGCATTTTTCACCTGCCCTTCTGCAGCAACTCAATGCCTACGCCGAACAGACCCAGAAGCATGCTCCTGATGTGGCCCACCACTACCTGGTCCTGATCGGGACCCATCCTGAACACCAGGGCCAGGGACTCGGGAAACAATTGATGACCCACATCATGCAGAAGGTGAAACAGCACCGGACCTCTGCTGGACTTGCTCTGGACACGGAAAATGCTGATAATGTTCGCCTGTATCAGCATCTGGGGTTTGACCTCAGACATGAGGCCCACCTGAAAGACCTGCCTCTTTACTGCATGTTCCGGCCCAGAGAGGAAACCACATGACCGACAGCAAAATCCACATCCTCACCTGTGCTTTGAAGCTCTTTCTGGAAAAAGGCTACGATAGGGCCACCATGATGGATCTGGTGCGGGCCACCGGGCTTTCCAAGGGCGCTTTTTACCATTACTTCAAGAACAAAGAGGAGCTGTATCAGGCCACCATCGAGCATTACTTCCTGAGGTTCTTCCAGACCGAAGCAAACCTGCCAGAGGATCTGGATGCTTTTTTAGAGATGCTGTGGCAAAGCTATGTGAACATGCTGCTGGAACTGCAAAAGGAAATCCCAGACCTGAGTGCCTACTACCGTTTTCTGTTTGCAGTGCTGCCCAGAATCCGTCCTGAACTGGTGGCTTACCACCAGCAGGTTCGGGAGGTCCTGATCCAGAATCTGACAGGGCAAGTCAGGCCATCTGCAATCTCTCCTGAACAGGCTGCGGATCACATTCTGGCCCTGATTGAGGGCACAGGCATGCTGGCTGTGGTTCGGGGCACAGCAGGTCTGGAAGAACAATTCAAAGCGTCTTTAAACAGTTACCTGGCACTGATCAGATCAAAATAAAAACACCGGGAGTTCCGGTGCTTTCTGGGGTGTCGCTGTCTACTGGACGTTCCGGAAGATGCCCTGGATCATGCGGTCTTCGGTGGTCCACTTCAGGTACTGATTCCAGCCCACCGTTTTCTGCCACCGGGTCAGAAGTTTTGTCGGGGTGGAGTTGGGTTTGAATTTGTATTGAATCCAGACCTTCTCCTGGGAAGAATCCACTTTGAGGACTCCATGATCGATCTTCAGAGGGCTGTAGACAAAGAAACTGTGGTCTCTGTTGTCGATGGCTCTGGTGTTCACGAATGCACTGTGCAAAACCAGATTCTGTCCATTGTTGCGGATCAGAGAAGCTGGACCAAAGCTCATGGAATCGATGGCAGAGAGCACGTAGTCTTCACCATTTGACACAGCAAAGACCACCACTGCACGCTCTCCACCGAGCCCCAGGCCACCCCAGGGCAGGGTGACGATCAGGTCGGTGCGGTTGTCATTGTTGAGGTCGGTCTGGTAAGCCTCTCCAGCAAAATAGGGCAGGTGGTCCATCTTCACCGAGAGGGTGATGCCTCTGGGCATTTCCAGCAGCACTTCGGGAGATTCGTCGTAATTGTCCACGTTCTGATGGGTGTGAACCACCCTGACCCGTGAGCAGGTGAAAAGGGTCTGGGCGTCACTGGCCTGACTTCTGGCACAGGTTTCCACCGGGATGCGTTTTGCCTGAGGTGCAGGATGGTAATTCTCAATCAGGGTCTGGGCGTGGGTGCCTGCCAGTGCAGAAAAAGCAATCAAAGAGAGGGCAAGTCGTTTCATCGTTATTCTCTCAGCTCCTGTCTGACCTGCATGAGGAGGATGCCAAGGCGGTTTTTGCCCGTTCCATCTCCCCCATCGGCCCAGTAGGTGTCGTTGGCGGTGTGTTCAATGAGTTCTGCGTCTCCAGTTGCAAGGAGCTGTTCACGGAGGTCCTCGTGCTGGGTGAATTTGGCCCTGAGGGCTTCCAGCATGATCTGTTCTTTGACCTCCTCCCAGTCTTTGCGCAGAGGTTTTTTGCGGTCGCGTCCGGCCTCGGCGACTTTCATGGGGCTTTCGATCAGGCGAAGTTGTTCTTCAAATTCGGTTCCAGCGAACTTCTGGGCCTGGAAATAGTGTTCGGTGGTGCGCCAGCTTTTGCCTTTTAAAAAGACGCGGTGGGCACTGAAGTTGCTCATGTACCCGTAAGCGTCCTGTTGTCGATAAAACAGAATCTTTTCCATCGGTCCTCCAGCATCCAGCTTAGGGTGTGGGTTTAAAGCTGCCATACGTATCCTGGCCTACGCGGTTTTGATCCTGCTGTTGACAACTGACCAGCAGTCATTTAATATATGACCATCAGTCAGTTATTACTGACTTCCGGCATCCAGAACAAGAATTTTCATACCTCAGGGGATCAACCCCTGCAAAGGAGCACAACCATGACCACCCTCAGATCCACCGCACTGATCACTGGCGCTTCCGGCGGCCTTGGACTTGACCTTGCAGAACTGCTGGCAAAAGACGGCAACAACCTGATTCTGGTGGCCCGCAGTGCCAGCAAACTGGAACAGGCCGCCAGAGACCTCTCCAAAAAGCATGGAATCAAAGTGGAAACCATCTCCCAGGACCTCTCCAGAATTGGGGCAGGCCAGGAACTGGTGAACACCCTCAAAGCAAAAGGACTGCAGGTGGACATTCTGGTCAACAACGCCGGATTTGCCTCTTACGGCCGCTTTGTGGATCTCCCTCTCAGTGAGCAGCTCAACATGATGGACCTCAACATGCGCACCCTGGTGGAACTCACGGGCCTCCTGACCCCTGACATGGTGAAACGTGGGAAAGGCAAGGTGCTCAACATCGCCTCTACTGCAGCGTTTCTCCCTGGTCCCCTGATGGCGATCTATTACGCCACCAAAGCTTTCGTGCTGTCTTTCGGAGAGGCCATCGCCAATGAACTTGAGGGCACCGGAGTCACGGTGACGACCCTCTGCCCTGGTGCCTTTGCCAGCGGATTTCAGGCCAGAGCAGCAATGGAAGACTCCCGACTGGTTCAGGGCAAGAAACTCCCCACCTCCATGGAGGTCGCAGAATTCGGGTACGCTGCCATGCAGAAAGGTGAACCTGTGGCCATTCAGGGCATGGGCAACTACCTGACCGCTCAGGCTCCGCGTTTCCTGCCCCGCAAGATGGTCACCCGCATGGTGAGGAGTGCTCAGGAACGCAACCCCGCCTGATTTGCTCATGAACAATGGCCTCCCAGAATAACCCTGAGAGGCCTCTTTTGATCAATCCTGATGGATTTTACCTTTTGCGAATGTCCTCCAGCGACTCGTCGATCAGGAGGTCCCCGTTG
It includes:
- a CDS encoding GNAT family N-acetyltransferase, whose product is MKEIMILDESHKRAFVHLISAAFEKDPLFVHLLGPEAPAGRREKLAGFLWDKAHLMAEQRLGVAQDGKLLAACLLATPESRVTPSFPMIWRSLRLLRHFSPALLQQLNAYAEQTQKHAPDVAHHYLVLIGTHPEHQGQGLGKQLMTHIMQKVKQHRTSAGLALDTENADNVRLYQHLGFDLRHEAHLKDLPLYCMFRPREETT
- a CDS encoding TetR/AcrR family transcriptional regulator: MTDSKIHILTCALKLFLEKGYDRATMMDLVRATGLSKGAFYHYFKNKEELYQATIEHYFLRFFQTEANLPEDLDAFLEMLWQSYVNMLLELQKEIPDLSAYYRFLFAVLPRIRPELVAYHQQVREVLIQNLTGQVRPSAISPEQAADHILALIEGTGMLAVVRGTAGLEEQFKASLNSYLALIRSK
- a CDS encoding NADAR family protein, which gives rise to MEKILFYRQQDAYGYMSNFSAHRVFLKGKSWRTTEHYFQAQKFAGTEFEEQLRLIESPMKVAEAGRDRKKPLRKDWEEVKEQIMLEALRAKFTQHEDLREQLLATGDAELIEHTANDTYWADGGDGTGKNRLGILLMQVRQELRE
- a CDS encoding SDR family NAD(P)-dependent oxidoreductase, with protein sequence MTTLRSTALITGASGGLGLDLAELLAKDGNNLILVARSASKLEQAARDLSKKHGIKVETISQDLSRIGAGQELVNTLKAKGLQVDILVNNAGFASYGRFVDLPLSEQLNMMDLNMRTLVELTGLLTPDMVKRGKGKVLNIASTAAFLPGPLMAIYYATKAFVLSFGEAIANELEGTGVTVTTLCPGAFASGFQARAAMEDSRLVQGKKLPTSMEVAEFGYAAMQKGEPVAIQGMGNYLTAQAPRFLPRKMVTRMVRSAQERNPA